From the Candidatus Liberimonas magnetica genome, the window AGGATATCGGAAGAGGTTTATTGAAAAGTATTTTAAACGATATAGATATTGAAACGGAAAATTTTTTTAAATTATAAATATGGATTTTACGGGTATAGCCCGTGTTGTATATAACTGCGTGTTAGTGCCACGAAGTCTGAAAGATGAAGTTTCTTCATCATAAATAGCTTCAAACAGGAAGGTCTTTGGTACGCGAGCTGT encodes:
- a CDS encoding type II toxin-antitoxin system HicA family toxin, translating into MIRQKGSHTFWEHNDGRCTVVPIHKGKDIGRGLLKSILNDIDIETENFFKL